From the genome of Streptomyces sp. NBC_01260, one region includes:
- a CDS encoding response regulator transcription factor encodes MRIVVADDAVLLREGLVRLLSEDGHEVVAAVGDGPALVEAVLAHRPDVSVVDVRMPPTHTDEGLRAAATARSRLPGAPVLVLSQYVEVSYAADLLADGAGAVGYLLKDRVAKVEEFLDALVRVAGGATVLDPQVVAQLLARQRRDDPLEKLTARERQLLALMAEGHSNTAIARRMVLSGSAVEKHIGNVFAKLGLPPDDTRHRRVLAVLAHLNA; translated from the coding sequence CTGCGGATCGTCGTCGCCGATGACGCGGTGCTGCTGCGCGAGGGCCTGGTCCGGCTGCTCTCCGAGGACGGTCACGAGGTGGTGGCGGCGGTCGGTGACGGCCCTGCTCTGGTCGAGGCGGTGCTCGCGCACCGCCCGGACGTGTCGGTCGTCGATGTGCGGATGCCGCCGACGCATACGGACGAGGGGCTGCGGGCGGCGGCCACCGCCCGCAGCCGGCTGCCCGGCGCCCCCGTGCTGGTGCTCAGCCAGTACGTGGAGGTGTCCTACGCCGCCGATCTGCTCGCGGACGGCGCCGGCGCGGTCGGCTACCTGCTGAAGGACCGGGTCGCCAAGGTCGAGGAGTTCCTGGACGCCCTGGTCCGCGTCGCCGGTGGCGCGACGGTGCTCGACCCGCAGGTCGTCGCCCAGCTGCTGGCCCGGCAGCGACGGGACGACCCGCTGGAGAAACTGACCGCGCGGGAACGGCAGTTGCTGGCGCTGATGGCCGAGGGCCATTCCAACACGGCCATCGCCCGGCGCATGGTGCTCTCCGGCAGCGCGGTGGAGAAGCACATCGGCAACGTCTTCGCGAAGCTCGGCCTGCCGCCCGACGACACGCGCCACCGCCGGGTGCTCGCCGTCCTCGCCCACCTCAACGCCTGA
- a CDS encoding sensor histidine kinase, with protein MAESLPSVVAGRWRPGAGPAVRVGRRTLVESLYLLTAPLSAAAGLLLAAGGLCAATAGSLVPSGSPVTARALALARWPGDLEWWRIGAVRSRTGGARGAGRRPRSKEPDGAADPELWLDLAHAVLVLPVVLVTSVVTGLWWFVGVATATYPLRNQVTPGSLRPMTLYAGSDRSHVALSLGLTSPSGRIAFALSVGLLLLSSLPLVTRVCVSAQAGLGQALLSNMSALHRRISGLERERDTARAQAVAAVTAETAALRRLERDIHDGPQQQLVRLAMELGRAQHHFDSRPELVRAALADAVLRTQEALDELRALSRGIAPPVLTDRGLREALRALAARSVVPAELDAVALSRRLEPGIETAAYFVVAEALTNVAKHSHARRCAVGLRHTGGILRVWVTDDGVGGAAPAEGHGLRGLADRARAVGGRLRVDSPEDGPTTVTAELPCH; from the coding sequence ATGGCTGAGTCGTTGCCCTCCGTGGTCGCGGGCCGGTGGCGGCCGGGTGCCGGTCCTGCCGTCCGCGTCGGGCGTCGCACGCTCGTGGAATCCCTGTATCTCCTCACCGCGCCGTTGAGCGCGGCCGCCGGTCTGCTGCTGGCGGCCGGCGGCCTGTGCGCCGCGACGGCCGGTTCGCTGGTGCCGAGCGGGTCGCCCGTCACGGCCCGTGCCCTGGCACTGGCCCGGTGGCCCGGCGATCTGGAGTGGTGGCGGATCGGCGCGGTGCGCTCCCGGACCGGCGGGGCGCGCGGCGCGGGCCGGCGGCCGAGGTCGAAGGAGCCGGACGGCGCGGCCGACCCGGAGCTGTGGCTCGACCTGGCGCACGCGGTGCTGGTGCTCCCCGTCGTCCTGGTCACCTCGGTGGTGACGGGGCTGTGGTGGTTCGTGGGGGTCGCGACCGCCACGTACCCCCTGCGCAACCAGGTCACGCCCGGCTCGCTGCGGCCCATGACCCTGTACGCGGGCAGCGACCGGTCCCATGTCGCGCTGAGCCTGGGCCTGACGTCACCGTCCGGGCGGATCGCGTTCGCCCTCTCGGTCGGCCTGCTGCTGCTGTCGTCCCTGCCGCTGGTCACCCGGGTGTGCGTCTCCGCCCAGGCCGGTCTCGGACAGGCGCTCCTGTCGAACATGTCGGCGCTGCACCGCAGGATCAGCGGACTGGAGCGGGAGCGTGACACCGCCCGTGCGCAGGCCGTCGCGGCGGTGACGGCGGAGACCGCCGCGCTGCGGCGGCTGGAGCGCGACATCCACGACGGACCCCAGCAGCAGCTGGTCCGGCTGGCGATGGAACTGGGCCGCGCCCAGCACCACTTCGACAGCAGGCCGGAACTGGTCAGGGCCGCACTCGCGGACGCGGTCCTGCGGACCCAGGAGGCGCTGGACGAACTACGGGCCCTGTCACGGGGCATCGCCCCGCCGGTCCTCACCGACCGGGGACTCCGGGAGGCGCTGCGCGCCCTGGCCGCGCGCAGCGTCGTCCCCGCCGAGCTGGACGCCGTTGCCCTGAGCCGCCGGCTGGAGCCCGGCATCGAGACGGCCGCGTACTTCGTGGTCGCCGAGGCGCTGACGAACGTGGCCAAGCACAGCCACGCCCGCCGGTGCGCGGTCGGGCTGCGCCACACCGGGGGGATCCTGCGGGTCTGGGTGACGGACGACGGGGTGGGCGGGGCCGCACCGGCCGAGGGACACGGGCTGCGGGGTCTGGCCGACCGGGCGCGGGCGGTCGGCGGCCGGCTGCGGGTCGACAGTCCCGAGGACGGCCCGACGACGGTCACGGCGGAGCTGCCATGTCACTGA
- a CDS encoding helix-turn-helix domain-containing protein, with the protein MSEPSPSAAPHLRHLFDLLSDDAPAEALGAVLSTARADGVPAGELAEVERATATALRIRGALRQHRRRELQLTALFDTAGDLAASRDLDDVLKAIVRRARMLLGTDTAYLTLPDEEAGDTYMRVTDGSVSLLFQRLRLELGEGLGGLVAQTASPYATPDYRTDERFRHTHNINAGVLDEGLVAILGVPLLLGSSRGGTGKVIGVLFAADRAPRVFSPDEVALLCSLAAHAAIAIDTARALADTTSALAELAEANAELAEANASVRAHSAAMRRAEESHDRLTDLVLRGRDVKDVAAAVAALLDSPLTIHDPGGRPLAAVRPDGTGFAADSMDAGWLAEAAEESRTGARAVHRDGRVVCAVLAGQELLAGLVLHRSRRLDDSDRRLFERSAVVTGLLLLLRRTVAETENRIRGELIADLLTDTGRDPAGLAERGRRLGIDLDRPHLLLVAETGARERLAPAAMRYLFGGEIHGVSAEHAGAVVLLIEADGSGPAAGTAARSAAAQLGQLAQTPVTVAATGPARGARELAAAYAEAARCLRAMRVLGRTGEGACVDELGFLGVVLGNGQDVDGFVSAALGPLLEYDAQRGTHLVRTLGAYFGAGGSLIRAKDELHVHVNTVVQRLDRIQVLLGRDWNEPDRALELQLALRLHLLSGASDR; encoded by the coding sequence ATGTCTGAACCGTCCCCCTCCGCCGCGCCCCATCTCCGGCACCTCTTCGACCTGCTGTCCGACGACGCCCCCGCCGAGGCGCTGGGCGCGGTCCTCTCGACGGCGCGGGCCGACGGGGTGCCCGCGGGAGAGCTGGCCGAGGTGGAGCGGGCCACGGCCACCGCGCTGCGGATCAGGGGCGCCCTGCGCCAGCACCGGCGCCGCGAGCTCCAGCTCACCGCGCTCTTCGACACGGCGGGCGACCTGGCGGCCTCCCGCGATCTGGACGACGTGCTGAAGGCGATCGTGCGGCGGGCCAGGATGCTGCTGGGGACGGACACGGCCTACCTCACGCTCCCGGACGAGGAGGCGGGCGACACCTACATGCGGGTGACCGACGGGTCGGTGTCGCTGCTCTTCCAGCGGCTGCGCCTCGAACTCGGCGAAGGGCTCGGCGGTCTCGTGGCGCAGACGGCGAGCCCGTACGCGACCCCGGACTACCGCACCGACGAGCGCTTCCGCCACACCCACAACATCAATGCCGGGGTCCTGGACGAGGGCCTGGTCGCCATTCTGGGCGTGCCGCTGCTGCTCGGCTCCAGCCGCGGGGGTACGGGGAAGGTGATCGGCGTCCTCTTCGCGGCCGACCGGGCGCCCCGGGTCTTCAGCCCCGACGAGGTCGCCCTGCTGTGCTCGCTGGCCGCCCATGCCGCGATCGCCATCGACACCGCCCGCGCCCTGGCCGACACCACCTCGGCCCTCGCCGAACTGGCGGAGGCGAACGCCGAACTGGCCGAGGCCAACGCCTCCGTACGGGCCCACTCGGCGGCCATGCGGCGGGCCGAGGAGTCGCACGACCGGCTGACGGACCTGGTGCTGCGCGGCCGGGACGTCAAGGACGTGGCGGCGGCCGTCGCCGCACTGCTCGACTCCCCCCTGACCATCCACGACCCGGGCGGTCGCCCGCTGGCGGCGGTCCGCCCGGACGGTACGGGCTTCGCCGCCGACAGCATGGACGCCGGGTGGCTGGCGGAGGCGGCCGAGGAGTCCCGTACGGGGGCCCGCGCCGTGCACCGCGACGGGCGGGTGGTCTGCGCGGTGCTCGCCGGACAGGAGCTCCTCGCCGGTCTGGTGCTGCACCGCAGCCGGCGGCTGGACGACTCCGACCGCCGGCTGTTCGAGCGGTCGGCGGTGGTCACCGGACTCCTCCTGCTGCTGCGGCGCACGGTGGCCGAGACGGAGAACCGCATCCGCGGCGAACTGATCGCCGACCTGCTGACGGACACCGGCCGCGACCCGGCGGGCCTCGCCGAGCGCGGCCGGCGCCTCGGCATCGACCTGGACCGCCCGCATCTGCTGCTGGTCGCGGAGACCGGCGCCCGGGAACGGCTGGCCCCGGCCGCGATGCGCTATCTGTTCGGCGGGGAGATCCATGGTGTGAGCGCCGAACACGCGGGCGCGGTGGTGCTGTTGATCGAGGCGGACGGCTCCGGCCCGGCGGCCGGGACCGCGGCCCGCTCGGCGGCGGCGCAGCTCGGCCAGCTGGCCCAGACGCCGGTCACCGTCGCCGCCACGGGCCCGGCCCGGGGCGCGCGGGAGCTGGCCGCCGCGTACGCGGAGGCAGCGCGCTGCCTGCGGGCGATGCGGGTACTGGGGCGTACGGGCGAGGGCGCGTGCGTGGACGAACTGGGCTTCCTGGGCGTGGTGCTGGGCAACGGGCAGGACGTCGACGGATTCGTGTCGGCGGCGCTGGGGCCGCTGCTGGAGTACGACGCCCAGCGCGGCACCCACCTGGTGCGCACGCTGGGCGCGTACTTCGGCGCGGGCGGCAGCCTGATCCGGGCCAAGGACGAACTGCACGTGCACGTCAACACGGTGGTGCAGCGGCTGGACCGGATCCAGGTGCTGCTGGGACGGGACTGGAACGAGCCGGACCGCGCGCTGGAACTCCAACTGGCGCTGCGCCTGCACCTGCTGTCGGGAGCCTCGGACCGCTGA
- a CDS encoding 3-hydroxybutyrate dehydrogenase, translating into METSRRPDHEPPVPSPGGGPAQVPAAPLLAGRTALVTGAASGIGRACAQALAAAGAHVHVVDKAGEAARSLAGEIGGTAWVVDLSDPGVVDTLPAHVDVVVNNAGLQHVAPVHTFPPERFALIQRVMVETPFRILRRTLPGMYERGWGRVVNISSVHGLRASPYKSAYVTAKHALEGLSKVVALEAAEHGVTSNCVSPGYVRTPLVENQIADQARTHGISEEEVVGRVMLERSAIKRLIEPADVAEAVLWLCGPRTGHITGTSLSMDGGWTAN; encoded by the coding sequence ATGGAGACTTCCCGCAGACCCGATCACGAGCCCCCCGTCCCCTCCCCCGGCGGCGGACCGGCGCAGGTACCCGCAGCACCGCTCCTGGCCGGGCGGACCGCGCTGGTGACCGGGGCGGCGAGCGGGATCGGGCGGGCCTGTGCGCAGGCGCTGGCGGCGGCCGGCGCCCATGTGCACGTCGTGGACAAGGCCGGGGAGGCCGCCAGGAGCCTGGCCGGGGAGATCGGCGGGACGGCCTGGGTGGTGGACCTGTCCGACCCCGGAGTCGTCGACACGCTGCCGGCCCACGTGGACGTGGTGGTCAACAACGCGGGGCTCCAGCACGTCGCCCCCGTCCACACGTTCCCGCCGGAGCGCTTCGCGCTGATCCAGCGCGTCATGGTGGAGACCCCGTTCCGCATCTTGCGCCGGACCCTGCCGGGCATGTACGAACGCGGCTGGGGGCGCGTGGTCAACATCTCGTCGGTGCACGGGCTGCGCGCGAGCCCGTACAAGTCGGCCTATGTGACGGCCAAGCACGCACTGGAGGGGCTGAGCAAGGTGGTGGCGCTCGAAGCGGCGGAGCACGGGGTGACGAGCAACTGCGTCAGCCCCGGTTACGTACGCACCCCCCTGGTGGAGAACCAGATCGCGGACCAGGCCCGTACGCACGGCATCTCGGAGGAGGAAGTGGTGGGGCGGGTGATGCTGGAGCGCAGCGCGATCAAACGGCTGATCGAGCCGGCGGATGTCGCCGAGGCCGTCCTGTGGCTGTGCGGTCCGCGTACCGGCCACATCACCGGCACCTCGCTCTCCATGGACGGCGGCTGGACCGCCAACTGA
- a CDS encoding extracellular catalytic domain type 1 short-chain-length polyhydroxyalkanoate depolymerase, which translates to MRPSVPHHRPPRTRRVRRLFRRIAFTAVLGLVAATPIATAAAPPAAAAAGGLQQVTGFGSNPGNLQMYEYTPAGLPANAPLVVALHGCAQTADAYYTNSGWPQFADRWGFDVVFPQTTSANNALSCFSWFDAAEDSRGKGEAASIVQMVEHAKQSRGSDGRRVYVTGLSAGGGMTADLLAAYPDVFAGGSVASGLPAQCATSQAAASGCQTGPQKLSPAQWGDKVRGGYPGYTGPWPRVAIWQGTSDYTVYPANATALRDQWTDVWGIGQTPSSTDTLPGNTTRSVYNDSAGQPAVETYTVSGMGHGLAVSPGPGAEQCGRAAAYFLNTICSTYYTGVFWGLDGGAPGGGDRLPAPAGVTVTGVTDATASLSWNAVAGAASYAVFRNGTKTASPAGTTYTDTGLTAATAYRYTVAAVDGSGTAGAASVQVTATTTGGAPARCFTATNYAQVAAGRAHTTGGYVYANGSEANMGLYNVFVTHTLKESPAGYFVIADSGCTG; encoded by the coding sequence GTGCGCCCATCCGTCCCCCACCACCGCCCGCCCCGGACGCGCCGCGTCCGGCGCCTGTTCCGGCGCATCGCGTTCACCGCCGTCCTCGGCCTCGTCGCCGCGACGCCGATCGCCACGGCGGCCGCCCCGCCGGCCGCCGCTGCCGCCGGGGGCCTCCAGCAGGTCACCGGCTTCGGCTCCAACCCCGGCAACCTCCAGATGTACGAGTACACCCCCGCCGGCCTCCCCGCGAACGCCCCCCTGGTCGTCGCCCTGCACGGCTGCGCCCAGACGGCCGACGCGTACTACACCAACTCCGGCTGGCCGCAGTTCGCCGACCGGTGGGGCTTCGACGTCGTCTTCCCGCAGACCACGTCCGCGAACAACGCGCTTTCCTGCTTCAGCTGGTTCGACGCGGCCGAGGACAGCCGGGGCAAGGGCGAGGCCGCGTCGATCGTGCAGATGGTGGAGCACGCGAAGCAGAGCCGGGGCTCGGACGGCCGCCGGGTGTACGTCACCGGCCTCTCGGCGGGCGGCGGCATGACCGCGGACCTGCTGGCCGCCTACCCGGACGTGTTCGCGGGCGGCTCGGTGGCCTCGGGGCTTCCCGCGCAGTGCGCGACGAGCCAGGCGGCCGCGTCGGGCTGCCAGACGGGCCCGCAGAAGCTCAGCCCCGCGCAGTGGGGCGACAAGGTCCGCGGCGGCTATCCCGGGTACACCGGCCCGTGGCCCCGGGTGGCGATCTGGCAGGGCACCTCCGACTACACGGTGTACCCGGCCAACGCCACGGCGCTGCGCGACCAGTGGACGGACGTCTGGGGCATCGGCCAGACCCCGTCGTCCACCGACACCCTCCCCGGCAACACCACGCGCAGCGTCTACAACGACTCCGCCGGGCAGCCGGCCGTGGAGACGTACACCGTCTCCGGCATGGGCCACGGCCTTGCGGTGAGCCCGGGGCCGGGCGCGGAGCAGTGCGGGAGGGCGGCCGCGTACTTCCTGAACACGATCTGCTCGACGTACTACACGGGCGTGTTCTGGGGCCTGGACGGCGGCGCTCCGGGCGGCGGCGACCGGCTGCCGGCCCCGGCGGGCGTGACGGTCACGGGCGTCACCGATGCCACCGCGTCCCTGTCCTGGAACGCGGTCGCGGGCGCCGCCTCGTACGCCGTGTTCCGCAACGGTACGAAGACCGCGTCCCCGGCGGGCACGACGTACACGGACACCGGCCTGACCGCCGCTACCGCCTACCGCTACACGGTGGCGGCGGTCGACGGATCGGGAACGGCCGGCGCCGCGTCCGTCCAGGTGACGGCCACCACGACGGGCGGCGCACCCGCGCGGTGCTTCACCGCCACCAACTACGCGCAGGTGGCCGCGGGCAGGGCCCACACCACGGGCGGGTACGTCTACGCCAACGGCTCGGAGGCGAACATGGGCCTGTACAACGTCTTCGTCACGCACACCCTCAAGGAGTCACCGGCGGGGTACTTCGTGATCGCGGACAGCGGCTGCACCGGCTGA
- a CDS encoding alpha/beta fold hydrolase has translation MIPYEEIKVPVAGGELAAVRWPAGDPDAPVVVALHGITANALSWGAVARLLAGRVTLVAPDLRGRAGSSGLPGPYGIAAHADDIAALTEALGLDRVVLAGHSMGAFVAVLAAVRHPERFGPLLLVDGGIGFPAPTHLSPDELMTAVIGPAMDRLSMTFADRAAYRAFWQAHPAFAGAWSDEVDTYIQRDLTGAEPAMHSTCRIEAVRTDGIGLFDEEVLSAVRKLPVEATLLWAARGLMDEEQGLYDEKRLAAAGLDGTRLEPVAVRDVNHYTVLTGDRGGREIADRLVAYARA, from the coding sequence GTGATTCCGTACGAAGAGATCAAGGTCCCTGTCGCCGGGGGCGAGCTGGCGGCCGTGCGCTGGCCGGCCGGCGATCCGGACGCGCCGGTGGTGGTCGCGCTGCACGGCATCACCGCCAACGCGCTCTCCTGGGGCGCGGTGGCCCGGCTGCTGGCCGGACGCGTCACCCTGGTCGCCCCGGACCTGCGCGGCAGGGCGGGGAGTTCGGGGCTCCCCGGCCCCTACGGCATCGCCGCCCACGCGGACGACATCGCCGCCCTGACCGAGGCACTGGGCCTGGACCGGGTGGTGCTGGCGGGCCACTCGATGGGGGCGTTCGTGGCGGTGCTCGCCGCGGTACGCCATCCGGAGCGCTTCGGACCGCTGCTGCTCGTCGACGGCGGCATCGGCTTCCCGGCGCCCACGCACCTGTCGCCGGACGAGCTGATGACGGCGGTGATAGGTCCGGCGATGGACCGGCTGTCGATGACCTTCGCGGACCGGGCCGCCTACCGGGCCTTCTGGCAGGCGCACCCGGCGTTCGCGGGCGCCTGGTCGGACGAGGTGGACACCTACATCCAGCGCGACCTGACGGGCGCTGAACCGGCCATGCACTCCACGTGCCGGATCGAGGCGGTCCGCACGGACGGCATCGGCCTCTTCGACGAGGAGGTGCTCTCGGCGGTGCGGAAGCTGCCCGTCGAGGCGACGCTGCTGTGGGCGGCACGCGGCCTGATGGACGAGGAGCAGGGCCTGTACGACGAGAAGCGGCTGGCGGCGGCGGGCCTGGACGGGACCCGGCTGGAGCCGGTGGCGGTGCGGGACGTGAACCACTACACGGTGCTCACGGGCGATCGGGGCGGGCGGGAGATCGCCGACCGCCTGGTGGCGTACGCGCGCGCCTGA